One genomic window of Paramormyrops kingsleyae isolate MSU_618 chromosome 20, PKINGS_0.4, whole genome shotgun sequence includes the following:
- the LOC140581328 gene encoding uncharacterized protein, producing MSFRCKCTLADQITPPGKKISLFPFIVLGDFNRVNLHQELPKHRQHIDCPTRDNITLDHCYTILKDAYRSVPRAALGHSDHCMVHLIPIYRQQLKRAKPVVKTVKKWTNAAKQELQDCFDCTNWTVFEAASDNLDELTDTVTSYISFCEDVCVPTKTFCTYNNNKPWFTPKLQHLHQAKEDAYRSGDRALYRQARNTLTREIKVAKRSYSEKLKERFSANDPASVWRGLRDITSNRRPLPPAEANKDLADELNNFYCRIHEAEVSRLFQKQKTKKAPGPNGVSPSCLKTCADQLAPIFTRIFNRFLELCVVPSCFKRSTIITVPKKPTITGLNDYRPVALTSVVMKSFERLVLAHLKDITGHQLYPLQFAYRANRSVDDAVNMGLHYILQHLDRPGTYARILFVDFSSAKRA from the exons atgagcttcagatgtaaatgcacgctggccgaccagatcaccccccctggaaagaaaatatccctattcccttttattgtccttggtgattttaacagagtgaatctacaccaggaacttcctaaacacagacagcatatcgactgccccaccagggacaacatcacactggaccactgttacaccattttaaaagatgcctatcgctctgtcccccgggcagctttaggacattctgatcactgtatggtccatcttattccaatttacaggcaacagcttaaacgtgccaagcctgtagtcaaaactgtgaagaagtggaccaatgcagcaaagcaggaactgcaagactgttttgactgcactaattggactgtctttgaagctgcatctgataatctggatgagctgacagacactgtgacatcatacatcagtttttgtgaagatgtgtgtgtcccgaccaagaccttctgcacatacaacaacaataaaccatggttcactcccaaactgcaacatcttcaccaggccaaggaggatgcctacagaagtggtgacagggccctgtacaggcaggccaggaacacgctgaccagggagatcaaagtggcaaaaagaagctactctgagaagctgaaagaacggttctcagccaatgaccctgcatcagtgtggagaggcctgcgagatatcaccagcaacagacgacccctaccccccgctgaagcaaacaaagacctggcagacgagctgaacaacttctactgcag aatacacgaagcggaagtgagccggctgttccagaaacagaaaaccaagaaggccccgggaccaaacggtgtatccccctcctgcctcaaaacctgtgctgatcagctggctcccatcttcacccgcatcttcaatagattTCTGGAGTTGTGTGTAGTTCCCTcctgcttcaaacgctccaccattatcacggtccccaaaaaacccaccattacaggactgaatgactacagacctgtcgccttgacgtctgtggtcatgaaatcctttgaacgcctggttttagcccatctaaaggacattacaggacaccagctgtaccccctgcagtttgcctatcgggcaaacaggtcggtggatgatgcagtgaatatggggctgcattatatcctgcaacatctggaccgtccaggaacttatgccaggatcctgtttgtggactttagttcggctaaacgagcatag